GCCTGTGTAGTATTGAGCCTGAACGACTCGATCACCATCCAGTTGATAAACTGTCTTTTTTTCAAGTTTACCATTAGAAGTATAGGTGGCTTCCAGAGTCAGCAGGTCTCCCTTATATTCCAGTTGTGTATACCCTTCCAACTCTCCGGTGGGCATATGGTAATTCATCTGAACCAGCCTTTCATCCTTATAATCATATTCTGTATATAACATGGGGATTCCCCCACTGTCTCCGGAAACCCACTTGCTGCGGCGACCTTTCTCATCATATTCATAGGATGAGACCGATAAAAGTTCACCAAGGGGATTAAAATAAGCTTCTTCGATAATCCTCTTGTTTTCATTATAGGTATATTGAGAATAAGAAACCACTTTTCCACTGGAGAGGAATTCACTTTTCACAAGGAGCTTATCGCTGTTATAGCTGAACAGTTCTTCAGAAATGACAGTCTCATCCGAACCGATCTGAGCCTTTTTCAGGATTTTCCCTGATTCATCATATTCATAAAGACGGTATCCATCCACAAAACCGTCTTCATACTTAACTGTCTCCTGAGAAACAAAATATTCATCAACATTGATAGTTACCCAGACAGGTGCTTTAACTCCGGATTCTTGTTTATCCGAGTCTTGTGAGGATTTTGGGGTCTTTTCAACGACTGGTGCCGGTGCAGTTGAACAGCTATAGAAAAGAAATATCAACGGTATAAACCATAGTTTTTTTATTAGATTCCGCATGAGAGGGTCTCCTTACAATTCTTGTCTTATGAGGGATAGTGGACCTCTATAAGATAACTTAATACTATCATGTGAAAATGTAAAGAATTGAAGAATTATAGGAGAGAATCAATCAGGAGTTAATCGAAATCAAAAGACGGCAGTTCCTCGTCAACGGTTTCAAGAGATTCCAGATCTTCATCCTGATTACTCCCTTCCACAGAGGAAGACTCTTCCAGGGGAACATCATTCAGAGGGCCTGGATCAAAGGTTTCAGGATTCTGATTTACTGTTGAGTCATCCATCTGCTCATTGCGGTAAATATCATACACAAATGCAAGGATAAGGTAGCGGGATTGTTCATCCGGATCTTCAGCCTGAATGTGCAAAACTGAAAGGTTTTTGTCCCGATCATAATCAATGGTTCTGACAACACCCCGCATGACGGCAACCTTTCCAAAAAGTTCCATCTGCAGCTTACAACACATGTTTATCTTACCCTGACCACCGATCATGATAGCCGCACCATCTTCAGAAATATCCTGAAGGATACAACGGAGTCCCGGCTGACTCTCAGGTAACTGGTTTGATGTTTTCAGGCTTTTAACAGGATACAACTGAGCAGAAAGCTTGCAACTGGTCCTGACTGACTTTCTTTTCTGACTTCTTAGAACAACTTCAGAATGAGACATTCTGAGAGTTTTAAAGTCCCTGTCCGGATAGCCTTCCATGATACGGGATTGAAAAAAGTATCCCGCATCCTCACGTCTCCAAAAATAAACATTCAAGGTTCTGTCCCGCCAGCTGAAACCGACGGGAAGAGGGGGACCCTTTGGATAGGTCACGAGGATGTAATTTCTATTGTTTTCGAGGACAGAGCTCTCATAAATACCAAGAACATCCACCTTCAACTTGACGATCTGATTGATCGCTATATCAAAAGTGGTCTCAAGGCCCCGATTATACCGGGGTTTCTTAAATTCCACACTTTTTCGATAGCTGTACAACTTCTTAAGCAGGTATTCCAGGTACTCCCGTTCCTCATTATCGTTTTCTTTATCAACAAGCTTATGGATTCCTGCCAGGGATTTGTCCAACACATCCACCGACCAGAAAAGAGCAGAAGGCTTCTGGTGTCTGTTCACCACGGCAACCTTCCGGAGCAGATTGATTTCTTTGAAACTGAAACCGGCATCTTTGCCCATGGAATAGAATTCGACCCAGTTAACTTTACTCAGACCTTTTCTGACACCCAGAAATAAAGGAACCGATGAGGCTATTATAAATAATGTCAAAAGAGTGTATAGAATACTCATATATTTCTAATTTATCGGTAGATTAGCATCTTTTTATTACTGGGAACAGGAGTTTTCATCAGCTGGAAGATGGGATAGACTATTTTTGACAAAAAAAGAGGAAAAAATGGGAAAAATCACGATCAATATACATTCTGTTTCTGAAAAAGCGGAATTTCCTCTGGTTTTTTTGCTCCTCTTCCTGCCCTCCTATCTCAATCAGCAGTCCCTGCCCTATGGTTTCTTTGATTATCCCCTCTATACCGGACAGGTCATGCTTCAGTCGCTGCTGATTTTTTTTCTGATTCGCTACCTGATGCAGAAGCAGCCCCTTTCAGAAGAACTGGAAGAAACAGGGAGAACCGCCCTCTCTCCGATTCTCAGATTCAGCCATGGATTTCTAGCCCTGGGAGGCCTGATTACCCTGTATTTCCTCTACACATTCCTATTTTTGCCCACCCTCCAGGGATTAGGGATCACAGATTTTCCTGAAGAACCGGTTCTGATAACAAAGGCTTACATGCTTTTCCCTGCCCTGATGAGCTGTTTCGCCGCAGCCGCAATGGAAGAGTTTTTCTTCAGGGGCTATGCCTTCTTCAGAATTAGGCAGGCTGGTATATCCCTGTTTCCCGCACTGTTGACAGCCAATATAATTTTTGCAGCAGGACATCTCTATGAGGGCCTGGCGGCAGCTGGATTTGCTCTTGTCTCAGGGCTGTTCCTGAGCCTCC
This portion of the Oceanispirochaeta sp. genome encodes:
- a CDS encoding PilZ domain-containing protein codes for the protein MSILYTLLTLFIIASSVPLFLGVRKGLSKVNWVEFYSMGKDAGFSFKEINLLRKVAVVNRHQKPSALFWSVDVLDKSLAGIHKLVDKENDNEEREYLEYLLKKLYSYRKSVEFKKPRYNRGLETTFDIAINQIVKLKVDVLGIYESSVLENNRNYILVTYPKGPPLPVGFSWRDRTLNVYFWRREDAGYFFQSRIMEGYPDRDFKTLRMSHSEVVLRSQKRKSVRTSCKLSAQLYPVKSLKTSNQLPESQPGLRCILQDISEDGAAIMIGGQGKINMCCKLQMELFGKVAVMRGVVRTIDYDRDKNLSVLHIQAEDPDEQSRYLILAFVYDIYRNEQMDDSTVNQNPETFDPGPLNDVPLEESSSVEGSNQDEDLESLETVDEELPSFDFD
- a CDS encoding CPBP family intramembrane glutamic endopeptidase, whose translation is MGKITINIHSVSEKAEFPLVFLLLFLPSYLNQQSLPYGFFDYPLYTGQVMLQSLLIFFLIRYLMQKQPLSEELEETGRTALSPILRFSHGFLALGGLITLYFLYTFLFLPTLQGLGITDFPEEPVLITKAYMLFPALMSCFAAAAMEEFFFRGYAFFRIRQAGISLFPALLTANIIFAAGHLYEGLAAAGFALVSGLFLSLLVLRKISLFSLTAAHGIFNFGMILISYLRQLSS